A genomic segment from Vicugna pacos chromosome 17, VicPac4, whole genome shotgun sequence encodes:
- the PXK gene encoding PX domain-containing protein kinase-like protein isoform X3: MAFMEKPPAGKVLLDDTVPLTAAIEASQSLQSHTEYIIRVQRGISVENSWQIVRRYSDFDLLNNSLQIAGLSLPLPPKKLIGNMDREFIAERQKGLQNYLNVITTNHILSNCELVKKFLDPNNYSANYTEIALQQVSMFFRSEPKWEVVEPLKDIGWRIRKKYFLMKIKNQPKERLVLSWADLGPDKYLSDKDFQCLIKLLPSCLHPYIYRVTFATANESSALLIRMFNEKGTLKDLIYKAKPKDPFLRKYCNPKKIQGLELQQIKTYGRQILEVLKFLHDKGFPYGHLHASNVMLEGDTCRLLDLENSLLGLPSFYRSYFAQFRKINTLESVDVHCFGHLLYEMTYGRPPDSVPVDSFPPAPSMAVVAVLESTLSCEACKNGMPTVSRLLQMPLFSDVLLTTSEKPQFKIPTKLKEALRIAKECIEKRLIEEQKQIHQHRRLTRAQSHHGSEEERKKRKILARKKSKRSAVENSEEHSAKYSNSNNSAGSGASSPLTSPSSPTPPSTAVEHAPF, translated from the exons GAGTACATCATTCGTGTGCAAAGAGGAATTTCTGTAGAAAATAGCTGGCAg ATTGTTAGGAGGTACAGTGACTTTGATTTGCTGAACAACAGCTTGcag atcgCAGGCCTAAGTCTACCTCTTCCTCCCAAAAAATTGATTGGCAACATGGATCGTGAATTCATAGCCGAGAGGCAGAAAGGTCTTCAGAACTATCTCAATGTTATCACCACAAATCATATCTTATCTAACTGTGAGCTGGTTAAGAAGTTTTTAGATCCAAACAACTATTCTGCAAACTACACTG AAATTGCCTTACAACAGGTTTCCATGTTTTTCCGATCAGAACCGAAGTGGGAGGTGGTGGAACCGTTGAAAGACATAG GTTGGAGGAtaaggaagaaatatttcttgatgaAGATTAAAAATCAGCCAAAGGAACGGCTAGTATTAAGCTGG GCTGACCTTGGTCCCGACAAGTATCTGTCAGATAAAGATTTTCAGTGTCTAATCAAACTTCTGCCTTCCTGTTTG CACCCTTACATCTATCGTGTTACCTTTGCCACAGCTAATGAATCCTCAGCGTTGCTAATTAGGATGTTTAATGAAAAAGGAACTCTGAAGGACCTGATCTACAAG GCAAAACCAAAAGACCCATTCCTAAGGAAGTACTGCAACCCTAAGAAGATTCAAGGCCTTGAACTCcagcaaataaaaacatatgGGCGGCAAATATTAGAG GTACTAAAGTTTCTACATGACAAAGGATTCCCTTATGGGCATCTTCATGCCTCCAATGTGATGCTAGAAGGGGACACTTGCCGGCTGCTAGACCTTGAGAATTCCTTGTTGGGCCTTCCTTCCTTCTACCGATCTTATTTCGCACAATTCAGGAAAATCAAT ACATTGGAGAGTGTGGACGTTCACTGCTTTGGCCACTTACTGTACGAAATGACTTATGGACGACCACCAGACTCAGTGCCTGTAGACTCCTTCCCTCCCGCACCGTCTATGGCTGTCG TGGCCGTGTTGGAGTCTACGCTGTCTTGTGAAGCCTGTAAAAATGGCATGCCTACCGTCTCCCGGCTCTTACAGATGCC ATTATTCAGTGATGTTTTGCTAACCACTTCCGAGAAGCCACAGTTTAAG attcCCACAAAGTTAAAAGAGGCATTGAGAATTGCCAAAGAGTGTATAGAAAAGAGACTAATTGAAGAACAGAAACAG ATCCACCAGCATCGAAGACTGACGAGAGCTCAGTCTCACCATGGATccgaagaagaaagaaaaaagagaaagattttagcTCGAAAG aaatccaaaCGATCTGCTGTTGAAAACAGTGAAGAGCATTCAGCAAAATACAGCAACTCCAATAATTCAG CAGGATCTGGGGCCAGCTCACCTCTCACATCGCCGTCATCGCCGACTCCACCCTCTACAGCAG
- the PXK gene encoding PX domain-containing protein kinase-like protein isoform X4, which yields MAFMEKPPAGKVLLDDTVPLTAAIEASQSLQSHTEYIIRVQRGISVENSWQIVRRYSDFDLLNNSLQIAGLSLPLPPKKLIGNMDREFIAERQKGLQNYLNVITTNHILSNCELVKKFLDPNNYSANYTEIALQQVSMFFRSEPKWEVVEPLKDIGWRIRKKYFLMKIKNQPKERLVLSWADLGPDKYLSDKDFQCLIKLLPSCLHPYIYRVTFATANESSALLIRMFNEKGTLKDLIYKAKPKDPFLRKYCNPKKIQGLELQQIKTYGRQILEVLKFLHDKGFPYGHLHASNVMLEGDTCRLLDLENSLLGLPSFYRSYFAQFRKINTLESVDVHCFGHLLYEMTYGRPPDSVPVDSFPPAPSMAVVAVLESTLSCEACKNGMPTVSRLLQMPLFSDVLLTTSEKPQFKIPTKLKEALRIAKECIEKRLIEEQKQIHQHRRLTRAQSHHGSEEERKKRKILARKKSKRSAVENSEEHSAKYSNSNNSGSGASSPLTSPSSPTPPSTAVEHAPF from the exons GAGTACATCATTCGTGTGCAAAGAGGAATTTCTGTAGAAAATAGCTGGCAg ATTGTTAGGAGGTACAGTGACTTTGATTTGCTGAACAACAGCTTGcag atcgCAGGCCTAAGTCTACCTCTTCCTCCCAAAAAATTGATTGGCAACATGGATCGTGAATTCATAGCCGAGAGGCAGAAAGGTCTTCAGAACTATCTCAATGTTATCACCACAAATCATATCTTATCTAACTGTGAGCTGGTTAAGAAGTTTTTAGATCCAAACAACTATTCTGCAAACTACACTG AAATTGCCTTACAACAGGTTTCCATGTTTTTCCGATCAGAACCGAAGTGGGAGGTGGTGGAACCGTTGAAAGACATAG GTTGGAGGAtaaggaagaaatatttcttgatgaAGATTAAAAATCAGCCAAAGGAACGGCTAGTATTAAGCTGG GCTGACCTTGGTCCCGACAAGTATCTGTCAGATAAAGATTTTCAGTGTCTAATCAAACTTCTGCCTTCCTGTTTG CACCCTTACATCTATCGTGTTACCTTTGCCACAGCTAATGAATCCTCAGCGTTGCTAATTAGGATGTTTAATGAAAAAGGAACTCTGAAGGACCTGATCTACAAG GCAAAACCAAAAGACCCATTCCTAAGGAAGTACTGCAACCCTAAGAAGATTCAAGGCCTTGAACTCcagcaaataaaaacatatgGGCGGCAAATATTAGAG GTACTAAAGTTTCTACATGACAAAGGATTCCCTTATGGGCATCTTCATGCCTCCAATGTGATGCTAGAAGGGGACACTTGCCGGCTGCTAGACCTTGAGAATTCCTTGTTGGGCCTTCCTTCCTTCTACCGATCTTATTTCGCACAATTCAGGAAAATCAAT ACATTGGAGAGTGTGGACGTTCACTGCTTTGGCCACTTACTGTACGAAATGACTTATGGACGACCACCAGACTCAGTGCCTGTAGACTCCTTCCCTCCCGCACCGTCTATGGCTGTCG TGGCCGTGTTGGAGTCTACGCTGTCTTGTGAAGCCTGTAAAAATGGCATGCCTACCGTCTCCCGGCTCTTACAGATGCC ATTATTCAGTGATGTTTTGCTAACCACTTCCGAGAAGCCACAGTTTAAG attcCCACAAAGTTAAAAGAGGCATTGAGAATTGCCAAAGAGTGTATAGAAAAGAGACTAATTGAAGAACAGAAACAG ATCCACCAGCATCGAAGACTGACGAGAGCTCAGTCTCACCATGGATccgaagaagaaagaaaaaagagaaagattttagcTCGAAAG aaatccaaaCGATCTGCTGTTGAAAACAGTGAAGAGCATTCAGCAAAATACAGCAACTCCAATAATTCAG GATCTGGGGCCAGCTCACCTCTCACATCGCCGTCATCGCCGACTCCACCCTCTACAGCAG